In Plutella xylostella chromosome 3, ilPluXylo3.1, whole genome shotgun sequence, the following proteins share a genomic window:
- the LOC119693456 gene encoding aladin produces the protein MSAFAGFPDLPGPDEVSFCKINEVFCCGNAQYGDISTFTNSIKKHPKINVTRDLHHHRVTDENISMYIDVEDNLLKKITSVWYKQGFLEALTVAADTAVNRESPTLAVAASYVLKVANAFSALRYFMQPHLKDIGPKIVSNYSRTRSWGNAPIKCMAWHPHTTKIAIASSDDNVRVYCSEASFISTLKCKAQGHVSSLSWRPYSASEIAVGCEQGVIVWTVDPNSMFTKPSSSNAIVLKRSGHSPVTDVSWSPNGDMLISCSGADTSMLVWDVSMENAIPMRRVAGGGIVFARWSWDASKVFAATSSIIFRVWETQSWTPERWCARGGRVVAACWGPDDVVLFAAKGEPMVYALSNAGLLSGTQTNKAQPVLDVSKVELPSGYPVGGPVQDMSWDPTGRYLALLFEESPLVAVFSTTMLMRQLKITPCCFINGVDDELPLTMAFQQNFPDGACLTVAWTSGRVQHFPVIYTDSF, from the exons ATGTCTGCTTTTGCGGGTTTCCCAGACTTGCCGGGTCCTGATGAAGTATCTTTCTGCAAAATAAATGAAGTATTTTGCTGTGGAAATGCTCAGTATGGAGACATTTCAACATTCACAAATTCG ATCAAGAAACACCCAAAAATCAATGTGACAAGAGATTTGCACCACCACCGCGTCACCGACGAGAACATATCCATGTACATTGACGTAGAGGACAATTTACTCAAGAAAATCACCAGTGTGTGGTACAAACAGGGGTTCCTAGAAGCGCTGACTGTAGCTGCCGATACCGCTGTCAACAGAGAAAGCCCTACTCTAGCTGTGGCCGCATCCTATGTCTTGAAAGTGGCCAATGCCTTTTCCGCTCTAAGATACTTCATGCAACCGCATCTGAAAGATATTGGGCCCAAAATTGTGTCAAATTACTCACGAACTAGGAGTTGGGGTAATGCTCCAATTAAATGTATGGCATGGCATCCGCATACTACAAAAATTGCCATTGCTTCATCAGATGACAATGTCAGAGTGTACTGCTCGGAAGCATCTTTCATCTCTACCCTGAAATGTAAAGCACAAGGCCATGTTTCCTCGTTAAGTTGGAGACCATATTCAGCTTCAGAAATTGCAGTTGGATGTGAACAAGGTGTTATTGTGTGGACCGTGGATCCTAATTCTATGTTCACTAAACCATCATCTAGCAATGCCATTGTCTTGAAAAg GTCTGGCCACAGTCCAGTGACAGACGTGAGCTGGTCTCCCAACGGTGACATGCTGATCAGCTGTTCCGGTGCTGACACATCCATGCTTGTGTGGGACGTCTCCATGGAGAATGCTATCCCAATGCGGAGGGTTGCTGGCGGAGGCATTGTCTTCGCCCGCTGGTCGTGGGATGCTAGCAAGGTTTTTGCTGCCACCTCTTCAATTATATTTAG AGTATGGGAGACCCAGTCGTGGACGCCGGAGCGATGGTgcgcgcgcggcgggcgcgtgGTGGCCGCGTGCTGGGGACCCGATGATGTGGTGCTGTTCGCAGCTAAAGGAGAGCCTATGGTGTACGCGCTGAGTAATGCTGGCCTGTTGAGCG gcacacaaacaaacaaagcGCAGCCAGTCCTAGACGTGTCCAAGGTGGAACTCCCAAGCGGGTATCCAGTTGGCGGACCAGTCCAGGACATGTCCTGGGACCCGACTGGCCGCTATCTGGCGCTGCTGTTCGAAGAGTCCCCTCTGGTGGCCGTGTTCAGTACTACGATGTTGATGCGCCAGCTCAAGATTACTCCTTG CTGTTTCATCAACGGCGTAGACGACGAGCTGCCTCTCACGATGGCGTTCCAACAGAATTTCCCCGACGGAGCCTGCCTCACCGTGGCGTGGACCAGCGGCCGCGTACAGCACTTCCCCGTCATCTATACCGACTCGTTTTAG
- the LOC125489336 gene encoding uncharacterized protein LOC125489336, translating to MSIIGVKVPLSWTIKTVVNNFMKHIRGQFEAINFDPKYRDSVKKKKICYIRLSEKLDPQQVIERLNVVRIGNWGYLEGFVPDEIPDLPVAAKVKGMKNMSVVPDTPASILLKTHGEILYELQCKYTGLFNLSRKYEHRLLESLAKTIYERLKNLMTNDLEASESCFLLSKAYRVAHTHFADFQCILTHLHRIEDDLGKPRTEILESDLMRVHTSSHTVNNVPFKQVEAACHKYSSKISAKLEDHFKSLNSEPKSDDSPEEVARKKIRSELKKLSPFMPLLLKQVISKHLVMKKTPYHKMRIYGDPSLPTKDLLVDFLRKYRFVKMHRSDKMYNLVLFYVSETRYNDLMTLDGSVVNGNKLYIRSSEIPLYTISDSLKMEMKRAFGGTGEEVFDEDDAEANANDEMAVGEIMHEYGMEY from the coding sequence ATGTCTATCATAGGAGTTAAGGTACCACTATCATGGACCATAAAAACAGTAGTGAACAACTTCATGAAACACATACGAGGGCAATTCGAAGCAATCAACTTCGACCCGAAATACCGTGATAgtgttaaaaaaaagaaaatatgctACATACGGCTATCAGAAAAACTAGACCCGCAGCAAGTGATCGAGAGGTTGAATGTTGTGAGAATTGGAAATTGGGGATACCTTGAGGGTTTTGTGCCTGACGAGATACCGGATTTGCCGGTCGCCGCCAAAGTCAAAGGTATGAAGAACATGTCAGTCGTGCCCGACACTCCTGCGTCTATACTATTGAAAACACACGGGGAAATTTTATATGAGCTGCAGTGTAAGTACACGGGCCTCTTCAACCTCAGCCGTAAATATGAACACCGCTTGTTGGAATCTCTCGCAAAGACGATATATGAACGCCTCAAAAACCTTATGACAAACGACTTAGAAGCATCTGAATCCTGCTTCTTACTGAGCAAAGCTTACCGTGTGGCGCATACTCATTTTGCCGACTTCCAATGCATCCTGACTCACTTGCATAGAATTGAAGATGATTTGGGAAAGCCACGGACAGAGATACTTGAGAGTGACCTGATGAGGGTACATACATCTTCACACACTGTAAACAATGTGCCCTTCAAGCAGGTTGAAGCTGCATGCCACAAGTATTCTTCCAAGATCTCTGCTAAGTTAGAAGATCACTTCAAGAGCCTCAATAGTGAACCGAAAAGTGATGATTCTCCCGAAGAAGTGGCTAGGAAGAAAATCCGCAGCGAATTGAAGAAACTGTCTCCATTCATGCCATTGTTACTTAAGCAGGTGATTTCAAAGCATTTGGTTATGAAGAAAACTCCATACCATAAAATGAGAATATACGGGGACCCATCATTGCCAACGAAAGACTTGTTGGTGGATTTTCTTCGAAAGTACCGGTTTGTGAAGATGCACCGTTCAGACAAAATGTACAATTTGGTCTTGTTCTATGTATCTGAGACTAGATATAATGACTTGATGACACTGGATGGGAGTGTAGTTAATGGCAACAAACTGTACATTCGTTCCTCTGAAATTCCTCTGTACACTATAAGTGATTCGTTAAAGATGGAAATGAAAAGAGCATTTGGAGGGACCGGGGAGGAGGTCTTCGATGAGGATGATGCTGAGGCAAATGCAAATGATGAGATGGCAGTCGGTGAAATTATGCATGAATATGGCATGGAATATTAG